One Kazachstania africana CBS 2517 chromosome 9, complete genome genomic region harbors:
- the TRP5 gene encoding tryptophan synthase TRP5 (similar to Saccharomyces cerevisiae TRP5 (YGL026C); ancestral locus Anc_4.92), with amino-acid sequence MAELLRRTFEAAKKENRNALVTFMTAGYPTIEETIPILKGFQDGGVDVIELGMPFSDPIADGPTIQHSNTVALNNGVTLAKTLELLKLARNSGVTIPIILMGYYNPILNYGEEQFIKDAAVAGANGFIIVDLPPEEALKVRNYVQDNGLSLIPLVAPSTTDERLELLSKIASSFIYVVSRMGTTGAQTSVANDLDALVSRVRKYTGDIPIAVGFGVSTREHFTAVGSLADGVVIGSKIVTLCGEAQEGKRYDTAKNYVEEILNGVKHSVLSKEEFLKLQQNSIDEAHQQKKLVATFEENHIHPVRFGDFGGQYVPEALHACLRELEQAFEEAIADPEFWEEFRSLYSYIGRPSSLHRAERLTEYVGGAQIWLKREDLNHTGSHKINNALAQVLIAKRLGKKNIIAETGAGQHGVATATACAKFGLKCTVYMGAEDVRRQALNVFRMRILGAEVVSVTNGTKTLRDATSEAFRNWVSNLKTTHYVVGSAIGPHPYPTLVRTFQSVIGKETKEQFAALNDGKLPDAVVACVGGGSNSTGMFSPFEHDTNVKLLGVEAGGDGIDTDYHSATLTAGRPGVFHGVKTYVLQDSDGQVHDTHSVSAGLDYPGVGPELAYWKSIGRAEFVAATDAQALEGFKLLSQLEGIIPALESSHAVYGAIQLAKKMTPDQHLIINVSGRGDKDVQSVAEVLPKLGPKIGWNLRFEEDPSA; translated from the coding sequence ATGGCTGAATTATTGAGAAGAACTTTTGAAGCagcaaagaaagaaaaccGTAACGCTCTCGTTACGTTCATGACTGCGGGCTATCCTACCATCGAAGAAACCATTCCAATTCTGAAAGGTTTTCAGGACGGTGGTGTCGATGTCATCGAACTAGGTATGCCATTCTCTGATCCAATTGCTGATGGTCCAACCATCCAACATTCAAACACCGTGGCTTTAAATAACGGTGTCACGCTAGCCAAAACTCtagaattattgaaattggcGAGAAACAGCGGTGTTACTATTCCAATTATACTAATGGGTTACTATAATCCAATCTTAAACTATGGTGAAGAACAATTCATTAAAGATGCTGCTGTAGCAGGTGCAAACGGTTTCATTATCGTCGATTTACCACCAGAAGAAGCTCTAAAAGTCAGAAACTACGTTCAAGACAATGGTTTAAGTTTGATTCCATTAGTTGCCCCATCAACCACAGATGAAAGATTAGAATTATTATCCAAAATCGCTAGCTCTTTCATTTATGTCGTTTCTAGAATGGGTACTACCGGTGCTCAAACTTCTGTTGCCAATGATCTAGACGCTCTTGTCTCAAGAGTAAGAAAATACACTGGTGACATTCCAATTGCCGTTGGTTTCGGTGTTTCCACCAGAGAACATTTTACCGCTGTCGGTTCTTTAGCTGACGGTGTCGTTATTGGATCAAAAATCGTCACTCTCTGTGGTGAAGCTCAAGAAGGTAAACGTTATGACACTGCCAAGAATTACGtcgaagaaattttaaatggCGTAAAACATAGTGTTTTATCAAAGGAAGAGTTCTTAAAATTACAACAAAATTCTATCGATGAGGCTCAtcaacaaaagaaattagtTGCtacatttgaagaaaacCACATCCATCCAGTAAGATTTGGTGATTTTGGTGGCCAATACGTTCCAGAAGCTTTACATGCCTGTTTAAGAGAATTAGAACAAGCTTTTGAGGAGGCGATCGCAGACCCTGAATTCTGGGAAGAATTCAGATCCTTATACTCTTACATTGGTCGTCCATCTTCTCTACACAGAGCCGAAAGATTAACCGAATATGTCGGTGGTGCTCAAATCTGGTTAAAGAGAGAAGATTTAAACCATACCGGTTCCCATAAGATCAACAATGCCTTAGCTCAAGTCCTTATTGCAAAGAGACTGGGTAAGAAAAACATTATTGCTGAAACAGGTGCTGGTCAACACGGTGTTGCTACTGCCACTGCTTGTGCTAAATTTGGTTTGAAATGTACAGTCTACATGGGTGCTGAAGATGTTCGTCGTCAGGCTTTAAATGTTTTTAGAATGAGAATCTTGGGTGCTGAAGTTGTTTCTGTCACTAATGGTACAAAGACTTTGAGAGATGCCACTTCAGAAGCCTTCCGTAACTGGGTCTCTAACTTAAAAACTACTCACTACGTTGTTGGTTCTGCAATTGGTCCACATCCATACCCAACTTTAGTTCGTACTTTCCAAAGCGTTATTGGTAAAGAAACTAAGGAACAGTTTGCTGCTCTAAATGACGGCAAGTTGCCTGATGCCGTTGTAGCCTGTGTCGGCGGAGGTTCTAACTCTACCGGTATGTTTTCACCATTTGAACATGACACTAATGTCAAGCTTCTGGGTGTTGAAGCTGGGGGAGACGGTATCGACACTGACTACCATTCTGCTACTTTAACTGCCGGTAGACCTGGTGTCTTCCACGGTGTCAAGACTTACGTGTTACAAGACAGTGACGGTCAAGTTCACGATACTCACTCAGTATCTGCTGGTCTAGATTATCCAGGTGTTGGCCCTGAATTAGCTTACTGGAAATCTATCGGTCGTGCAGAATTCGTTGCTGCCACCGATGCTCAAGCTTTAGAAGGTTTCAAATTACTCTCCCAACTAGAAGGTATCATTCCAGCCCTAGAATCGTCCCACGCCGTTTACGGTGCCATCCAACTTGCGAAGAAGATGACCCCAGACCAACATTTGATTATCAACGTCTCCGGTAGAGGTGACAAGGACGTTCAAAGTGTCGCTGAAGTTTTACCAAAATTAGGTCCAAAAATCGGCTGGAACCTAAGATTCGAAGAAGACCCATCTGCTTAA
- the PGD1 gene encoding Pgd1p (similar to Saccharomyces cerevisiae PGD1 (YGL025C); ancestral locus Anc_4.93), with protein MQTPLSISEVLTLTVKLEELETKFATNENSKQSVLDLVNETRSLILPIRLQLNEFISLMANIDKMTETSNIDKYNHIRKSLLTLQNNIQTLSQNFVKLNPLFNTIPEYSTKHNSREFKPLESLSNDPFAKGSPRTTSSGSANNTITSATSITTNANNKISAATPSSNINTPASSSQNITNTTPSIKKPRKPRQPRKSITQTNTANKASKTTTPSAPTPVAAPMQTPGTMNPALPVQNFNTKTPINLGSPNGPQFSPPPQQGQINFNDITPANILNMNQSRSIPNNNNNANNEMFGNLDLSNLDLNNLNMDFI; from the coding sequence ATGCAGACGCCTCTATCCATATCGGAGGTCCTAACTTTGACTGtgaaattagaagaattagaaacAAAATTCGCTACGAATGAGAATTCCAAACAATCTGTATTAGACTTGGTCAACGAGACCAGGAGCCTAATCTTACCGATTAGACTacaattaaatgaattcaTTTCTCTAATGGCAAACATTGACAAGATGACAGAgacatcaaatattgaCAAATATAACCACATACGCAAATCTCTGTTaactttacaaaataatattcaaactCTATCACAAAACTTTGTGAAATTAAATCCGCTGTTTAATACCATTCCTGAATACTCCACAAAACATAATTCAAGAGAATTCAAACCTTTAGAGTCTCTTTCAAACGATCCATTCGCTAAAGGGTCGCCAAGAACAACGTCTTCAGGTAGTGCGAATAACACTATCACGAGCGCCACCTCAATCACAACTAATGCAAACAATAAGATCAGTGCTGCTACACCTAGTAGCAATATAAATACACCTGCATCCTCTTCACAAAACATTACAAATACAACTCCATCCATCAAGAAGCCAAGAAAGCCAAGGCAACCAAGAAAATCGATTACACAAACAAACACTGCCAATAAAGCTAGTAAGACAACTACTCCGAGTGCTCCCACGCCAGTCGCTGCACCAATGCAAACACCAGGCACAATGAACCCCGCATTACCAGTACAAAACTTCAATACCAAGACACCAATCAACCTCGGATCACCCAATGGACCGCAGTTTTCTCCTCCACCACAACAGGGCCAAATAAATTTTAATGACATCACTCCTGCAAATATCCTAAATATGAATCAATCGCGATCCATACCaaacaataacaataacgCAAACAACGAAATGTTCGGCAACTTAGACCTGAGCAACCTGGATTTAAACAATCTTAACATGgattttatataa
- the FMT1 gene encoding methionyl-tRNA formyltransferase (similar to Saccharomyces cerevisiae FMT1 (YBL013W); ancestral locus Anc_4.95) yields MLFRIRLTLQRRHFHCTSLRLNEALDVLFFGTDEFSSQSLISLNNLKRQCPSLIDSIRVITKPPKWCGRRSSVLKTPPIVNVSKTLNLPIPITCNSKQEITDKLSPLLNDKTMIITSSFGGLIPESTVNNVPYTLNVHPSLLPRYKGSSPIQYTLLNNDLVTGVTIQTLHPTMFDDGEIIAQTNEINVKDLLEPEPVQKNGPWKTLLLMKKLGMISGKLLNDVITNKTYANRGKFRDNGGEYVLSLAPKIKASDKRIDWGKHTAREICNARDVFGSLYTFKLAQPKRQKDAAFKRVLLHEVELTPNIQCNDEPGTFYYDEPNNRILLNCTGSPYMLAIDKIQFEGYAIETCDQFMKRLRKRCGNIYSQEQRFITGSDEL; encoded by the coding sequence ATGTTATTTCGAATAAGACTTACACTACAAAGAAGACATTTCCATTGCACAAGCTTACGATTGAATGAAGCTCTGGATGTTCTGTTCTTTGGAACAGACGAGTTCAGCAGCCAATCGCTGATTTCATTGAACAACTTAAAAAGACAGTGTCCTTCACTCATAGACTCAATAAGAGTGATCACAAAACCACCAAAATGGTGTGGGAGGAGAAGCTCAGTTCTGAAGACTCCTCCAATAGTGAATGTGTCAAAAACTTTAAATCTTCCCATTCCTATTACTTGCAATTCTAAACAAGAGATCACTGATAAATTATCTCCGCTGCTGAATGATAAAACCATGATAATAACGTCGTCCTTTGGTGGGCTCATACCGGAGTCCACAGTGAACAATGTGCCCTATACGCTCAATGTGCACCCTTCGTTACTACCGAGGTACAAGGGAAGTTCACCCATCCAGTATACGCTACTCAACAATGATTTAGTCACCGGTGTCACAATACAAACTTTACACCCAACTATGTTTGATGATGGTGAAATAATTGCTCAAACGAATGAGATAAATGTCAAAGATCTACTCGAGCCTGAACCTgtacaaaaaaatggaCCATGGAAGACGTTGCTACTCATGAAAAAGTTGGGTATGATTAGTGGCAAGTTGCTAAATGATGttattacaaataaaaCATACGCCAATAGGGGGAAATTCCGTGACAATGGAGGGGAATATGTATTGAGTCTTGCACCAAAGATAAAAGCCAGTGACAAACGTATTGACTGGGGGAAACATACTGCAAGAGAAATATGTAATGCAAGAGACGTATTTGGGTCACTGTATACTTTCAAACTGGCACAGCCAAAGAGGCAAAAAGATGCTGCCTTTAAAAGGGTTTTGCTCCATGAGGTTGAATTAACACCGAATATTCAATGTAATGATGAACCAGGCACTTTTTATTACGATGAACCCAATAACAGGATATTACTGAACTGTACTGGAAGCCCTTACATGCTGGCAATTGACAAGATCCAATTCGAGGGTTATGCAATAGAAACTTGCGATCAGTTCATGAAACGTCTGAGAAAACGGTGCGGGAACATCTATTCTCAGGAACAAAGGTTTATTACAGGTTCAGACGAACTGTAA
- the SCT1 gene encoding bifunctional glycerol-3-phosphate/glycerone-phosphate O-acyltransferase SCT1 (similar to Saccharomyces cerevisiae SCT1 (YBL011W); ancestral locus Anc_4.96): protein MEKPLSAKKVEQHDPSFVKDDKCDIGYEEPSKIRKYIYDCILWILSTTIRCFFREIRTRGGFKIPKEGPVIFVAAPHANQFIDPVILMDQVKLTVDRRVSFLIAESSLKQMAIGFFARCVMAIGVVRPQDNLKFIEGKVTIDPSDNRKIIGHGTHFLRDCKPKGLIGLSKASLGFVEIQSIESDTELTVRKEFKMNKPSVKHALSKGSIFKYASKVDQSLVYHKVFEHLANNGSIGIFPEGGSHDRTDLLPLKAGVAIMALGCMNKHPDVNVKIVPCGMNYFHAHKFRSRCVIEFGDPIEISKDLVAKYHNPETNREAVKTLLDTITEGLKSVTVTCPDYETLMVVQAMRRLYSTQFSGKLPLSLVVEMNRRLVKGYETFKDDDELIQLKKSILTYNSHLSHYNIPDHLVETAKINFMKNLSLLIFRSIRITLLLVLALPGIIMFSPVFILSKRISEQKARTALAKSLVKIKANDVVATWKVLISMGFAPLLYIFWSVLVTYYFRESPIGNVLTFLVSYLLCATVTYSALLVGDIGMDILKSLRPLYLSLTSPNGFKELQKERRLLTAQIVDTVNSFSSDALPDFEEEILFNQGTINEEEEDRKTSELKRRRLLRKKKKEREQRMAQQEEEEAAGEHEHAQESDAISLVNSDNSLSNIPLFSNTSGYKSESSLTSYPVSRDSTSGFESDISVEKIVSKGAITSKIAEAILRERNKAEEENQE from the coding sequence ATGGAAAAGCCATTGTCTGCAAAAAAGGTAGAACAGCACGATCCTAGTTTTGTTAAAGATGATAAGTGCGATATTGGGTATGAAGAACCTTcgaaaataagaaaatacaTCTATGATTGTATATTATGGATTCTATCTACTACAATAAGATGCTTTTTCAGAGAAATTAGAACTCGTGGTGGGTTTAAAATACCAAAAGAGGGCCCCGTTATATTTGTTGCTGCACCACATGCAAACCAGTTTATTGATCCTGTCATATTGATGGATCAAGTAAAACTTACGGTAGATCGAAGGGTATCCTTTCTAATTGCGGAAAGttctttgaaacaaatGGCTATCGGTTTCTTTGCTAGATGTGTCATGGCAATTGGTGTCGTCAGACCACAggataatttgaaattcattgaagGTAAGGTTACCATAGATCCAAGTGATAATAGGAAAATTATTGGTCATGGAACTCACTTTTTAAGAGACTGTAAACCGAAGGGTTTAATCGGTTTGAGTAAAGCATCACTTGGATTCGTAGAGATTCAATCTATTGAAAGTGATACCGAGTTAACCGTAAGAAAAGAGTTTAAAATGAATAAACCTTCTGTGAAACATGCTTTATCTAAGGGTTCTATCTTCAAGTACGCAAGTAAAGTTGATCAATCATTAGTATACCACAAAGTGTTTGAACATCTTGCTAATAATGGGAGCATTGGTATTTTTCCTGAAGGTGGTTCACATGACAGAACTGATCTATTACCTTTGAAGGCCGGTGTGGCTATTATGGCACTCGGTTGTATGAATAAACACCCTGATGTTAATGTCAAGATTGTTCCATGTGGTATGAACTACTTCCATGCTCATAAGTTCAGATCTAGATGTGTTATCGAATTTGGTGACCCAatagaaatttcaaaggaTTTGGTTGCCAAATATCACAATCCTGAAACTAACAGAGAAGCTGTGAAAACCTTATTAGATACAATCACCGAGGGATTGAAATCCGTTACCGTGACATGCCCCGATTATGAAACTCTCATGGTAGTTCAAGCTATGAGAAGATTATACTCTACACAATTTTCTGGTAAATTACCTTTGTCCTTAGTTGTCGAAATGAACAGAAGACTTGTGAAGGGCTACGAAACATtcaaagatgatgatgaattaatACAACTTAAGAAAAGTATCCTAACGTATAATTCTCATTTAAGTCACTATAACATTCCCGATCATTTAGTAGAAACTGCAAAGATCAATTTCATGAAAAACTTAagtttattaatttttaGGTCAATTAGAATCACTCTTTTATTAGTATTAGCATTACCTGGTATTATTATGTTTTCACCAGTTTTCATACTATCTAAAAGAATTTCTGAACAGAAGGCCAGGACAGCATTGGCCAAATCTCTTGTAAAAATTAAGGCTAACGATGTTGTAGCGACATGGAAAGTTTTGATCAGTATGGGGTTTGCACCATTACTATACATTTTTTGGTCAGTGTTAGTCACATACTATTTTAGAGAATCACCAATTGGAAATGTTCTAACTTTCCTAGTATCGTATTTATTATGTGCCACAGTCACGTATTCCGCTTTACTTGTAGGTGACATAGGTATGGATATTCTCAAGTCATTAAGACCTTTGTACCTTTCATTGACATCTCCAAACGGGTTTAAGGAATTGCAAAAGGAACGTCGATTATTGACCGCCCAAATTGTAGATACTGTCAATAGTTTCTCTAGTGATGCATTAccagattttgaagaagaaatccTATTCAACCAAGGAACAATTAacgaagaggaagaagatagAAAGACGAGCGAACtaaagagaagaagattgctgaggaagaagaagaaggaaagaGAACAAAGAATGGCtcaacaagaagaagaagaggcCGCAGGCGAACATGAACATGCACAAGAATCTGATGCTATTTCCCTGGTTAACAGTGACAACTCTCTATCCAACATCCCATTATTCTCAAATACGTCAGGTTACAAGTCAGAATCCTCTTTGACTTCATACCCTGTAAGTAGAGATTCCACATCAGGATTTGAAAGTGATATAAGCGTTGAAAAGATAGTCTCCAAGGGTGCCATTACAAGCAAAATCGCAGAAGCCATTCTTCGAGAAAGAAACAAggcagaagaagaaaatcaggagtaa
- the LDB7 gene encoding Ldb7p (similar to Saccharomyces cerevisiae LDB7 (YBL006C); ancestral locus Anc_4.111) — translation MAALVENGKDYYDILAGLSAFERSHEVSFTLEELKELVKPKKDDEKKKLQEGSKKSSKRITVHGYLGGKVDLTEASNANYDLSHTLLGGYVPKKQLESLSSIDFAHYFHKSLDCEDALKIYDLFISSYNGNRINKMGSTGLANGSLSRLSTDGKPLRKVLVCKKCHSKFYGINRMKQLKKHDCKQN, via the coding sequence ATGGCAGCTCTAGTGGAAAATGGTAAAGATTATTACGATATATTGGCTGGATTATCAGCATTTGAAAGATCGCACGAAGTGAGTTTTACActagaagaattgaaagaattagtaaaaccaaagaaagacgatgagaagaagaagttacAGGAAGGTTCTAAGAAGTCAAGCAAGAGAATTACTGTGCACGGGTACCTGGGCGGAAAAGTGGACTTGACGGAAGCCTCAAATGCAAATTACGATCTAAGCCATACTTTGCTGGGTGGTTACGTGCCCAAGAAACAATTAGAATCTCTCTCCAGTATTGACTTTGCGCACTATTTTCACAAGTCCCTGGACTGTGAAGATGCTTTGAAGATCTACGATCTCTTCATATCGTCCTACAACGGGAACAGAATCAACAAAATGGGATCCACCGGATTAGCAAACGGTAGTTTGTCGAGATTGAGCACAGATGGCAAACCACTAAGAAAAGTACTCGTATGCAAGAAATGCCACTCAAAATTCTACGGTATAAATAGaatgaaacaattgaagaagcaCGATTGTAAGCAAAACTGA
- the SLA1 gene encoding cytoskeletal protein-binding protein SLA1 (similar to Saccharomyces cerevisiae SLA1 (YBL007C); ancestral locus Anc_4.108), with product MTVFIGIYKAIYSYEPQTPEELALQEDDFLYLLEKSEVDDWWTVKKRVIGSDAEEPSGLVPSNYIETAPVISKVKASYDYEQVQNPDEELTFHENDIFEVYDDKDQDWLLVKSLSTNEFGFVPGNYVEPYTEGAMATSGPITANLPTAQPTTATSNVGAATFMPPPQRADRAEYEKMVSESKAEQTMDREEAPKDNEVEEEEEEEEEEAPPEMPARPTSQMEERKISRDRTRSRQSFDDYSESERNHNRSNDRANNRRSGYNMDDSHETYHSQYRSWNVQEIEGRKKRKAKIAIGSNRITFIPSKGAPEEWTIDKLVSYDNEKKHVFLEFIDPYKNLEIHTGNNETSAEIMSVLGEFKGASRGNGLREVELASRMRKQGRILYDFIAESVDELSVREGELVYIINDKKSKDWWMCESVDSGKKGVVPAQFVDQVQGKSSSSGGFLNSIKKMTKGKSGASDDWKGDGHQEMSSPKKSRHRLGSLSSRRKRSSSTGNVNNHSDSSKKDFPDPKKSRLWVDRSGTFKVDAQFIGCAEGKIHLHKANGVKIAVGADKLSEDDLIYVEQITGFSLDKFKPKKAESRNARDSERERRRRLREQEEKERDRRLREREISELKKARQLLDEERSKLQAEKELPPIKPPRPQASISSQNVKSKKTEYDWFEFFLNCGVDVSNCQRYTINFDREQISEDMMQDINPSMLRTLSLREGDIVRVMKFLDNKFGRENNMQLPAVTGGLFSQPDGSLKAPVETTSNNLQQQLLPQATAPAIASAHEDDAWTAKPAAKSQPNLVTKSSEFTGSMQDLLDLEPLEPKKMQAPEPNLKDLEPVKTGTQATPSLSSTLTGGRTVVPLDPFKTGGNNILPIATGFVMMPFATGGLMPMQRTGGVPQTTFGTQLTGGILPVQKTSNGLIPITTTGGMMPQTSFGTQSTGNLMPLQRTGGLLPISTTGGMNIMPQTSFNVPPPGSVLPVQRTSSGLAASNITGGALPINTFPGTSLTGNMNGIPQTSFSNQLTGGANMIPQTTFVNQLTGGANMMPQTSFSNQLTGGIASMPQTNFGNQLTSASTLPPQTSFGAAQTPGIMQLQGTGGPAMMATSTLTGQQNTGFQPQSQFGMNLQRTGGAIPLPQNQSTGNAMLQQQQPNLNNGVNTINQGLQNTFISQPVQQQALQNQPTGFGFGNGPQQQVPAQARQANILNASADNPFGF from the coding sequence atgaCGGTTTTTATTGGTATCTATAAAGCGATTTATAGCTACGAACCACAAACCCCAGAAGAATTGGCTCTTCAAGAGGATGattttttgtatttgtTAGAAAAATCCGAGGTGGATGACTGGTGGACTGTAAAGAAGAGGGTCATAGGTTCAGATGCTGAGGAACCAAGTGGTTTGGTACCTTCAAATTATATAGAGACTGCACCTGtcatttcaaaagttaaaGCCAGCTATGATTACGAACAAGTTCAAAATCCTGATGAAGAACTGACCTTTcatgaaaatgacattTTTGAGGTCTATGATGATAAGGATCAAGATTGGCTACTGGTTAAATCACTGTCTACAAATGAATTTGGGTTTGTTCCAGGTAACTATGTCGAGCCATATACCGAAGGAGCAATGGCAACATCGGGCCCAATTACAGCTAATTTGCCCACAGCACAACCAACGACAGCTACCTCCAATGTTGGGGCCGCCACTTTCATGCCTCCTCCTCAACGTGCAGATAGGGctgaatatgaaaagatGGTATCAGAATCTAAAGCCGAACAAACAATGGATAGAGAAGAGGCTCctaaagataatgaagtagaagaagaagaagaagaagaagaagaggaagcgCCACCTGAAATGCCTGCTAGGCCAACGTCACAAATGGAGGAACGTAAGATCTCTAGAGATAGAACACGCTCTAGACAATCATTTGATGATTATAGCGAATCAGAAAGAAATCATAATAGAAGTAACGATAGAGCCAATAATAGAAGATCTGGTTATAATATGGATGATTCGCACGAAACTTATCACTCACAGTACCGCTCTTGGAATGtgcaagaaattgaaggcCGTAAAAAGCGTAAAGCAAAAATTGCCATAGGTAGTAACAGAATCACTTTTATCCCATCTAAAGGTGCACCAGAGGAATGGACAATTGACAAATTAGTCTCTTacgataatgaaaaaaagcATGTCTTCTTAGAGTTTATTGATCCTTATAAGAATTTGGAAATACACACCGGTAATAATGAAACCTCAGCTGAAATCATGTCTGTATTAGGTGAATTCAAAGGCGCTTCCCGTGGGAATGGACTACGTGAAGTGGAACTAGCTTCCAGAATGAGGAAGCAAGGAAGAATATTGTACGACTTTATTGCCGAGTCTGTCGATGAATTATCCGTCCGAGAAGGTGAGCTTGTGTATATTATCAACGACAAAAAGTCAAAGGATTGGTGGATGTGTGAGTCGGTTGACTCTGGTAAGAAAGGTGTTGTTCCAGCCCAATTTGTGGATCAAGTTCAGGGAAAGTCGTCATCTTCAGGTGGCTTCTTAAATTCCatcaagaaaatgacaAAGGGAAAGTCTGGCGCATCTGATGATTGGAAGGGTGATGGCCATCAAGAAATGTCGAGTCCAAAGAAAAGCAGACATAGGCTGGGTTCTTTATCTTCTAGACGAAAGAGATCCTCTTCTACAGGAAATGTTAATAACCATAGCGATTCATCCAAGAAAGACTTCCCAGATCCAAAGAAATCTCGTTTATGGGTAGATAGATCGGGCACTTTCAAGGTGGATGCCCAATTTATTGGGTGTGCCGAGGGTAAAATTCATTTACATAAAGCAAACGGTGTCAAGATTGCTGTCGGTGCTGATAAATTGTCTGAAGATGACTTAATATACGTTGAACAAATAACTGGTTTTAGCTTAGATAAATTCAAACCCAAGAAAGCCGAATCTAGAAATGCTAGAGATAgtgaaagagaaagaagaagaagattaagagaacaagaagaaaaagagcGTGATAGAAGATtaagagaaagagaaatctcagaattgaagaaagcCAGACAGTTActagatgaagaaagatcTAAATTACAGGCAGAAAAGGAATTGCCTCCTATTAAACCTCCAAGACCACAAGCTTCCATATCTTCTCAAAATGtcaaatcaaagaagacTGAATACGACtggtttgaatttttcttgaactGTGGTGTTGATGTCAGCAATTGTCAAAGATATACCATCAATTTCGACAGGGAACAAATTTCTGAAGATATGATGCAAGATATCAATCCATCAATGCTGAGGACGCTTTCCTTACGTGAAGGTGATATCGTAAGAgtcatgaaatttttggacAATAAATTTGGCAGGGAGAATAATATGCAACTACCCGCTGTTACAGGTGGCTTATTCTCCCAACCAGATGGTTCTTTAAAGGCACCTGTTGAGACAACTAGCAACAATCTTCAACAACAGTTATTACCTCAAGCAACCGCTCCTGCTATTGCCTCCGCCCATGAAGATGATGCTTGGACAGCTAAGCCTGCGGCAAAGTCACAACCTAATCTAGTCACGAAGAGTTCCGAATTTACCGGATCTATGCAAGATTTACTAGATTTAGAGCCACTAGAGCCTAAGAAAATGCAAGCTCCAGAACCTAATTTAAAGGATCTCGAACCCGTCAAAACCGGTACTCAGGCGACtccttcattatcatctaCTTTAACCGGTGGTAGAACTGTTGTCCCACTAGACCCTTTCAAAACTGGTGGAAATAACATCCTTCCAATTGCTACTGGATTTGTCATGATGCCATTTGCCACTGGCGGTTTAATGCCAATGCAAAGGACTGGTGGCGTTCCACAAACGACTTTTGGTACACAATTAACAGGTGGTATTTTGCCAGTGCAAAAAACAAGCAACGGCTTAATACCAATAACAACTACTGGTGGGATGATGCCCCAAACGTCTTTTGGTACACAATCTACGGGTAATTTGATGCCTCTTCAAAGAACAGGTGGTTTATTGCCTATTTCGACAACAGGAGGAATGAATATAATGCCTCAAACCAGTTTCAATGTCCCACCTCCGGGTTCAGTATTGCCTGTACAGAGGACAAGTAGTGGATTAGCAGCTTCTAATATTACTGGTGGTGCACTACCAATAAATACTTTCCCTGGTACTAGCTTAACAGGAAATATGAACGGCATTCCACAAACTAGTTTCAGCAACCAATTGACAGGAGGAGCTAACATGATACCACAAACAACATTCGTCAACCAGTTGACAGGCGGAGCAAATATGATGCCTCAAACGAGCTTTTCGAACCAATTAACCGGTGGGATTGCATCTATGCCACAAACCAACTTTGGAAATCAACTAACAAGTGCTTCAACTCTACCACCTCAGACTTCATTTGGTGCAGCACAGACTCCTGGTATAATGCAACTGCAAGGAACTGGCGGTCCTGCTATGATGGCAACATCAACGCTTACTGGTCAACAAAATACAGGATTCCAGCCACAGTCGCAATTTGGAATGAACCTACAAAGAACAGGTGGTGCAATACCGTTACCGCAGAATCAATCCACTGGTAACGCTATGctacaacaacaacaaccaAATCTCAATAATGGTGTCAATACCATAAATCAAGGTTTGCAAAACACATTCATCTCACAACCCGTGCAGCAGCAAGCACTACAAAACCAACCAACTGGGTTTGGATTCGGGAACGGCCCACAACAACAGGTTCCTGCACAAGCAAGACAAGCTAATATATTGAATGCAAGTGCTGACAATCCATTTGgattttaa